Proteins from one Ricinus communis isolate WT05 ecotype wild-type chromosome 9, ASM1957865v1, whole genome shotgun sequence genomic window:
- the LOC8265696 gene encoding DEAD-box ATP-dependent RNA helicase 13 isoform X3, translating to MAANLSPLEKLPNSNKKVKRKRKRNNEDPELERFDSLSWNSSLSEDDPFSGFVGSHELEGGFLSLEEIDEVDYGFEIPKPEKGKTGKKLKSKKQKHNDADGSVKEKEKEEKTLENEKKKKKRKKKKKKAKETQKNEQPAAVSNGEDDTDGESVDEAEFHAWNELRLHPLLMKSIYRLGFKEPTPIQKACIPPAAHQGKDVIGAAETGSGKTLAFGLPILQRLLEERDKAANYLDEMGEEAEKYGPTGLLRALIITPTRELALQVTDHLKEAAMGINIKVVPIVGGMSTEKQERLLKARPEIIVGTPGRLWELMSGGESHLVELHSLSFFVLDEADRMIENGHFRELQSIIDMLPMASGSVEGLSQNTQNCVTLSNLQRKKRQTFVFSATIALSTDFRKKLKRGSLKPKQLTADGLNSIENLSERAGMRPNAAIIDLTNASILAHKLEESFIECREDDKDAYLYYILSVHGQGRTIVFCTSIAALRHISAILRILGIDVWTLHAQMQQRARLKAIDRFRSNEHGILVATDVAARGLDIPGVRTVVHYQLPHSAEVYVHRSGRTARAFTDGCSIALISSSDTSKFASLCKSFSKESFQRFPFEESYMPEVMKRLSLARQIDKIMRKDSQEKATKSWFERNAESIELMMEKDDSEDERVNNHKQKKITSMQLNKFQQELNSLLSRPLQPKSFSHRYLAGAGISPLLQHQLEELARQKLGNSVNSRDNKRRKLVVIGQDCVEPLEALRSAGHEVRMDVKEMAEKRKSMENFKRKRKEEKKRLRDQRRKQKKKLTGDNE from the exons ATGGCCGCCAATTTGTCTCCTCTTGAAAAATTACCCAATTCAAACAAGAAGGTAAAGAGGAAGAGAAAGAGGAATAATGAAGACCCAGAACTTGAACGATTCGACTCGCTCTCGTGGAATTCATCTTTATCAGAAGATGATCCCTTCTCTGGCTTTGTTGGTTCTCACGAGCTTGAAGGAG GTTTTCTTTCACTGGAAGAAATTGATGAGGTTGATTATGGTTTtgaaattcctaaacctgagAAAGGGAAGACagggaaaaaattaaaatcaaagaaaCAGAAGCATAATGATGCCGATGGCAGCGttaaggagaaagaaaaggaggagAAGACTCTAGAAAacgagaaaaagaaaaagaagaggaaaaagaagaaaaagaaggcaAAGGAAACCCAGAAAAATGAGCAACCTGCAGCTG TGAGCAATGGCGAGGATGATACTGATGGAGAATCAGTTGATGAAGCTGAATTCCATGCATGGAATGAGCTGAGACTTCATCCTCTGCTCATGAAATCAATATACAGACTTGGGTTCAAGGAACCAACACCGATACAGAAAGCTTGTATTCCTCCTGCAGCACATCAAGGGAAG GATGTTATTGGTGCTGCAGAGACTGGTTCTGGTAAGACACTTGCTTTTGGTTTGCCCATTTTGCAACGTCTTCTAGAGGAAAGAGATAAGGCTGCAAACTATTTGGATGAAATGGGTGAGGAAGCTGAGAAGTATGGTCCAACAGGCCTTTTGCGGGCACTCATCATCACTCCAACAAGGGAGCTTGCACTTCAG GTCACTGATCACCTTAAGGAAGCAGCTATGGGTATTAACATTAAGGTGGTTCCTATTGTTGGTGGGATGTCAACAGAGAAGCAAGAAAGACTTTTGAAAGCGAGGCCTGAGATTATTGTTGGAACTCCTGGTCGTTTGTGGGAACTTATGTCAGGAGGAGAAAGTCATCTTGTTGAG TTGCATTCTTTGTCTTTCTTTGTTCTGGATGAGGCTGATCGAATGATTGAAAATGGACATTTTCGTGAGTTACAGTCAATAATTGACATGTTACCTATGGCCAGTGGATCTGTTGAAGGGCTAtctcaaaatacacaaaaTTGTGTGACTCTCTCAAActtgcaaagaaagaaaagacaaacCTTTGTTTTTTCTGCAACTATAGCATTATCTACTGATTTTCGAAAGAAGCTGAAGCGTGGTTCACTAAAACCAAAGCAATTGACAGCTGATGGACTGAATTCTATAGAAAATCTCTCTGAACGTGCAGGAATGAGACCGAATGCTGCCATCATTGATTTGACAAATGCATCAATCCTAGCGCATAAGCTTGAGGAATCTTTTATTGA ATGCAGGGAAGATGATAAAGACGCTTACCTCTACTACATATTGAGTGTTCATGGACAAGGTCGCACAATTGTATTCTGTACATCAATTGCAGCTTTGCGCCATATTTCTGCCATCTTGCGCATTCTTGGCATAGATGTTTGGACACTTCATGCTCAGATGCAGCAGCGAGCTCGTTTGAAG GCAATTGACCGTTTTCGTTCAAATGAACATGGTATACTTGTTGCCACTGATGTTGCTGCTAGAGGACTTGATATTCCTGGTGTTCGAACTGTTGTTCACTATCAGCTCCCTCATTCAGCAGAA GTTTATGTCCATAGAAGTGGAAGAACTGCTAGAGCTTTTACTGATGGATGCAGCATTGCTTTAATCTCATCAAGTGATACTTCAAAATTTGCTTCTTTATGCAAATCATTTTCAAAG GAAAGCTTTCAAAGATTTCCTTTTGAGGAATCATACATGCCTGAGGTGATGAAACGATTGTCTCTCGCACGTCAAATAGACAAAATAATGCGAAAAGACTCACAG GAAAAGGCAACGAAAAGCTGGTTTGAACGGAATGCGGAATCAATTGAGTTAATGATGGAGAAAGATGACAGTGAGGATGAAAGAGTAAACAATCataagcaaaagaaaatcacCTCCATGCAATTGAACAAATTCCAGCAG gaGTTAAATTCTCTGCTTTCACGTCCACTACAACCAAAGTCATTTTCACATCGCTACTTGGCAGGG GCTGGTATTTCACCTCTCTTGCAACATCAGTTAGAAGAATTAGCCAGACAAAAGCTGGGCAATAGTGTAAATTCCAGAGATAACAAACGAAGAAAATTGGTGGTTATTGGTCAGGATTGTGTGGAGCCACTCGAGGCACTTCGAAGTGCTGGTCATGAG GTGCGTATGGATGTGAAAGAGATGGCAGAAAAACGAAAAAGCATGGAAAACTTCaagaggaaaaggaaagaggaaaagaaaa GATTAAGAGATCAACGCAGGAAGCAGAAGAAAAAGTTGACAGGAGACAATGAGTAG
- the LOC8265696 gene encoding DEAD-box ATP-dependent RNA helicase 13 isoform X1 gives MAANLSPLEKLPNSNKKVKRKRKRNNEDPELERFDSLSWNSSLSEDDPFSGFVGSHELEGGFLSLEEIDEVDYGFEIPKPEKGKTGKKLKSKKQKHNDADGSVKEKEKEEKTLENEKKKKKRKKKKKKAKETQKNEQPAAGTISVRWQFAKIRFFILMSNGEDDTDGESVDEAEFHAWNELRLHPLLMKSIYRLGFKEPTPIQKACIPPAAHQGKDVIGAAETGSGKTLAFGLPILQRLLEERDKAANYLDEMGEEAEKYGPTGLLRALIITPTRELALQVTDHLKEAAMGINIKVVPIVGGMSTEKQERLLKARPEIIVGTPGRLWELMSGGESHLVELHSLSFFVLDEADRMIENGHFRELQSIIDMLPMASGSVEGLSQNTQNCVTLSNLQRKKRQTFVFSATIALSTDFRKKLKRGSLKPKQLTADGLNSIENLSERAGMRPNAAIIDLTNASILAHKLEESFIECREDDKDAYLYYILSVHGQGRTIVFCTSIAALRHISAILRILGIDVWTLHAQMQQRARLKAIDRFRSNEHGILVATDVAARGLDIPGVRTVVHYQLPHSAEVYVHRSGRTARAFTDGCSIALISSSDTSKFASLCKSFSKESFQRFPFEESYMPEVMKRLSLARQIDKIMRKDSQEKATKSWFERNAESIELMMEKDDSEDERVNNHKQKKITSMQLNKFQQELNSLLSRPLQPKSFSHRYLAGAGISPLLQHQLEELARQKLGNSVNSRDNKRRKLVVIGQDCVEPLEALRSAGHEVRMDVKEMAEKRKSMENFKRKRKEEKKRLRDQRRKQKKKLTGDNE, from the exons ATGGCCGCCAATTTGTCTCCTCTTGAAAAATTACCCAATTCAAACAAGAAGGTAAAGAGGAAGAGAAAGAGGAATAATGAAGACCCAGAACTTGAACGATTCGACTCGCTCTCGTGGAATTCATCTTTATCAGAAGATGATCCCTTCTCTGGCTTTGTTGGTTCTCACGAGCTTGAAGGAG GTTTTCTTTCACTGGAAGAAATTGATGAGGTTGATTATGGTTTtgaaattcctaaacctgagAAAGGGAAGACagggaaaaaattaaaatcaaagaaaCAGAAGCATAATGATGCCGATGGCAGCGttaaggagaaagaaaaggaggagAAGACTCTAGAAAacgagaaaaagaaaaagaagaggaaaaagaagaaaaagaaggcaAAGGAAACCCAGAAAAATGAGCAACCTGCAGCTG GTACTATATCTGTTCGATGGCAATTTGCCAAGATTAGGTTCTTCATTTTAA TGAGCAATGGCGAGGATGATACTGATGGAGAATCAGTTGATGAAGCTGAATTCCATGCATGGAATGAGCTGAGACTTCATCCTCTGCTCATGAAATCAATATACAGACTTGGGTTCAAGGAACCAACACCGATACAGAAAGCTTGTATTCCTCCTGCAGCACATCAAGGGAAG GATGTTATTGGTGCTGCAGAGACTGGTTCTGGTAAGACACTTGCTTTTGGTTTGCCCATTTTGCAACGTCTTCTAGAGGAAAGAGATAAGGCTGCAAACTATTTGGATGAAATGGGTGAGGAAGCTGAGAAGTATGGTCCAACAGGCCTTTTGCGGGCACTCATCATCACTCCAACAAGGGAGCTTGCACTTCAG GTCACTGATCACCTTAAGGAAGCAGCTATGGGTATTAACATTAAGGTGGTTCCTATTGTTGGTGGGATGTCAACAGAGAAGCAAGAAAGACTTTTGAAAGCGAGGCCTGAGATTATTGTTGGAACTCCTGGTCGTTTGTGGGAACTTATGTCAGGAGGAGAAAGTCATCTTGTTGAG TTGCATTCTTTGTCTTTCTTTGTTCTGGATGAGGCTGATCGAATGATTGAAAATGGACATTTTCGTGAGTTACAGTCAATAATTGACATGTTACCTATGGCCAGTGGATCTGTTGAAGGGCTAtctcaaaatacacaaaaTTGTGTGACTCTCTCAAActtgcaaagaaagaaaagacaaacCTTTGTTTTTTCTGCAACTATAGCATTATCTACTGATTTTCGAAAGAAGCTGAAGCGTGGTTCACTAAAACCAAAGCAATTGACAGCTGATGGACTGAATTCTATAGAAAATCTCTCTGAACGTGCAGGAATGAGACCGAATGCTGCCATCATTGATTTGACAAATGCATCAATCCTAGCGCATAAGCTTGAGGAATCTTTTATTGA ATGCAGGGAAGATGATAAAGACGCTTACCTCTACTACATATTGAGTGTTCATGGACAAGGTCGCACAATTGTATTCTGTACATCAATTGCAGCTTTGCGCCATATTTCTGCCATCTTGCGCATTCTTGGCATAGATGTTTGGACACTTCATGCTCAGATGCAGCAGCGAGCTCGTTTGAAG GCAATTGACCGTTTTCGTTCAAATGAACATGGTATACTTGTTGCCACTGATGTTGCTGCTAGAGGACTTGATATTCCTGGTGTTCGAACTGTTGTTCACTATCAGCTCCCTCATTCAGCAGAA GTTTATGTCCATAGAAGTGGAAGAACTGCTAGAGCTTTTACTGATGGATGCAGCATTGCTTTAATCTCATCAAGTGATACTTCAAAATTTGCTTCTTTATGCAAATCATTTTCAAAG GAAAGCTTTCAAAGATTTCCTTTTGAGGAATCATACATGCCTGAGGTGATGAAACGATTGTCTCTCGCACGTCAAATAGACAAAATAATGCGAAAAGACTCACAG GAAAAGGCAACGAAAAGCTGGTTTGAACGGAATGCGGAATCAATTGAGTTAATGATGGAGAAAGATGACAGTGAGGATGAAAGAGTAAACAATCataagcaaaagaaaatcacCTCCATGCAATTGAACAAATTCCAGCAG gaGTTAAATTCTCTGCTTTCACGTCCACTACAACCAAAGTCATTTTCACATCGCTACTTGGCAGGG GCTGGTATTTCACCTCTCTTGCAACATCAGTTAGAAGAATTAGCCAGACAAAAGCTGGGCAATAGTGTAAATTCCAGAGATAACAAACGAAGAAAATTGGTGGTTATTGGTCAGGATTGTGTGGAGCCACTCGAGGCACTTCGAAGTGCTGGTCATGAG GTGCGTATGGATGTGAAAGAGATGGCAGAAAAACGAAAAAGCATGGAAAACTTCaagaggaaaaggaaagaggaaaagaaaa GATTAAGAGATCAACGCAGGAAGCAGAAGAAAAAGTTGACAGGAGACAATGAGTAG
- the LOC8265696 gene encoding DEAD-box ATP-dependent RNA helicase 13 isoform X2, producing MAANLSPLEKLPNSNKKVKRKRKRNNEDPELERFDSLSWNSSLSEDDPFSGFVGSHELEGGFLSLEEIDEVDYGFEIPKPEKGKTGKKLKSKKQKHNDADGSVKEKEKEEKTLENEKKKKKRKKKKKKAKETQKNEQPAAGTISVRWQFAKIRFFILMSNGEDDTDGESVDEAEFHAWNELRLHPLLMKSIYRLGFKEPTPIQKACIPPAAHQGKDVIGAAETGSGKTLAFGLPILQRLLEERDKAANYLDEMGEEAEKYGPTGLLRALIITPTRELALQVTDHLKEAAMGINIKVVPIVGGMSTEKQERLLKARPEIIVGTPGRLWELMSGGESHLVELHSLSFFVLDEADRMIENGHFRELQSIIDMLPMASGSVEGLSQNTQNCVTLSNLQRKKRQTFVFSATIALSTDFRKKLKRGSLKPKQLTADGLNSIENLSERAGMRPNAAIIDLTNASILAHKLEESFIECREDDKDAYLYYILSVHGQGRTIVFCTSIAALRHISAILRILGIDVWTLHAQMQQRARLKAIDRFRSNEHGILVATDVAARGLDIPGVRTVVHYQLPHSAEVYVHRSGRTARAFTDGCSIALISSSDTSKFASLCKSFSKESFQRFPFEESYMPEVMKRLSLARQIDKIMRKDSQEKATKSWFERNAESIELMMEKDDSEDERVNNHKQKKITSMQLNKFQQELNSLLSRPLQPKSFSHRYLAGAGISPLLQHQLEELARQKLGNSVNSRDNKRRKLVVIGQDCVEPLEALRSAGHEVRMDVKEMAEKRKSMENFKRKRKEEKKIFSISLFQD from the exons ATGGCCGCCAATTTGTCTCCTCTTGAAAAATTACCCAATTCAAACAAGAAGGTAAAGAGGAAGAGAAAGAGGAATAATGAAGACCCAGAACTTGAACGATTCGACTCGCTCTCGTGGAATTCATCTTTATCAGAAGATGATCCCTTCTCTGGCTTTGTTGGTTCTCACGAGCTTGAAGGAG GTTTTCTTTCACTGGAAGAAATTGATGAGGTTGATTATGGTTTtgaaattcctaaacctgagAAAGGGAAGACagggaaaaaattaaaatcaaagaaaCAGAAGCATAATGATGCCGATGGCAGCGttaaggagaaagaaaaggaggagAAGACTCTAGAAAacgagaaaaagaaaaagaagaggaaaaagaagaaaaagaaggcaAAGGAAACCCAGAAAAATGAGCAACCTGCAGCTG GTACTATATCTGTTCGATGGCAATTTGCCAAGATTAGGTTCTTCATTTTAA TGAGCAATGGCGAGGATGATACTGATGGAGAATCAGTTGATGAAGCTGAATTCCATGCATGGAATGAGCTGAGACTTCATCCTCTGCTCATGAAATCAATATACAGACTTGGGTTCAAGGAACCAACACCGATACAGAAAGCTTGTATTCCTCCTGCAGCACATCAAGGGAAG GATGTTATTGGTGCTGCAGAGACTGGTTCTGGTAAGACACTTGCTTTTGGTTTGCCCATTTTGCAACGTCTTCTAGAGGAAAGAGATAAGGCTGCAAACTATTTGGATGAAATGGGTGAGGAAGCTGAGAAGTATGGTCCAACAGGCCTTTTGCGGGCACTCATCATCACTCCAACAAGGGAGCTTGCACTTCAG GTCACTGATCACCTTAAGGAAGCAGCTATGGGTATTAACATTAAGGTGGTTCCTATTGTTGGTGGGATGTCAACAGAGAAGCAAGAAAGACTTTTGAAAGCGAGGCCTGAGATTATTGTTGGAACTCCTGGTCGTTTGTGGGAACTTATGTCAGGAGGAGAAAGTCATCTTGTTGAG TTGCATTCTTTGTCTTTCTTTGTTCTGGATGAGGCTGATCGAATGATTGAAAATGGACATTTTCGTGAGTTACAGTCAATAATTGACATGTTACCTATGGCCAGTGGATCTGTTGAAGGGCTAtctcaaaatacacaaaaTTGTGTGACTCTCTCAAActtgcaaagaaagaaaagacaaacCTTTGTTTTTTCTGCAACTATAGCATTATCTACTGATTTTCGAAAGAAGCTGAAGCGTGGTTCACTAAAACCAAAGCAATTGACAGCTGATGGACTGAATTCTATAGAAAATCTCTCTGAACGTGCAGGAATGAGACCGAATGCTGCCATCATTGATTTGACAAATGCATCAATCCTAGCGCATAAGCTTGAGGAATCTTTTATTGA ATGCAGGGAAGATGATAAAGACGCTTACCTCTACTACATATTGAGTGTTCATGGACAAGGTCGCACAATTGTATTCTGTACATCAATTGCAGCTTTGCGCCATATTTCTGCCATCTTGCGCATTCTTGGCATAGATGTTTGGACACTTCATGCTCAGATGCAGCAGCGAGCTCGTTTGAAG GCAATTGACCGTTTTCGTTCAAATGAACATGGTATACTTGTTGCCACTGATGTTGCTGCTAGAGGACTTGATATTCCTGGTGTTCGAACTGTTGTTCACTATCAGCTCCCTCATTCAGCAGAA GTTTATGTCCATAGAAGTGGAAGAACTGCTAGAGCTTTTACTGATGGATGCAGCATTGCTTTAATCTCATCAAGTGATACTTCAAAATTTGCTTCTTTATGCAAATCATTTTCAAAG GAAAGCTTTCAAAGATTTCCTTTTGAGGAATCATACATGCCTGAGGTGATGAAACGATTGTCTCTCGCACGTCAAATAGACAAAATAATGCGAAAAGACTCACAG GAAAAGGCAACGAAAAGCTGGTTTGAACGGAATGCGGAATCAATTGAGTTAATGATGGAGAAAGATGACAGTGAGGATGAAAGAGTAAACAATCataagcaaaagaaaatcacCTCCATGCAATTGAACAAATTCCAGCAG gaGTTAAATTCTCTGCTTTCACGTCCACTACAACCAAAGTCATTTTCACATCGCTACTTGGCAGGG GCTGGTATTTCACCTCTCTTGCAACATCAGTTAGAAGAATTAGCCAGACAAAAGCTGGGCAATAGTGTAAATTCCAGAGATAACAAACGAAGAAAATTGGTGGTTATTGGTCAGGATTGTGTGGAGCCACTCGAGGCACTTCGAAGTGCTGGTCATGAG GTGCGTATGGATGTGAAAGAGATGGCAGAAAAACGAAAAAGCATGGAAAACTTCaagaggaaaaggaaagaggaaaagaaaa TTTTCTCAATATCTCTGTTTCAGGATTAA
- the LOC8265695 gene encoding ammonium transporter 1 member 1, which translates to MATMACSANELAQLLGPNITSSLDAANFICSRFTASDDNFAATRYAVDNTYLLFSAYLVFSMQLGFAMLCAGSVRAKNTMNIMLTNVLDAAAGGLFYYLFGFAFAFGGPSNGFIGKHHFGLESIPSSSFDYSNFLYQWAFAIAAAGITSGSIAERTQFVAYLIYSSFLTGFVYPVVSHWFWSTDGWASAFNNDNLLFDSGVIDFAGSGVVHMVGGIAGLWGALIEGPRIGRFDHSGRALSLRGHSASLVVLGTFMLWFGWYGFNPGSFNKILITYSGTEAFYGQWSAVGRTAVTTTLAGCTAALTTLFGKRILSGHWNVTDVCNGLLGGFAAITAGCSVVEPWAAIICGFIAALVLIGCNKLAEIFKFDDPLEAAQLHGGCGTWGVIFTALFARKKYVDQVYGVGRPYGLFMGGGGKLLAAHVIQILVITGWVSATMGPLFFILHKLKLLRISAEDEMAGMDLTRHGGFAYIYHDDDESHKHGIQLRKIEPSSATPNNNSNV; encoded by the coding sequence ATGGCTACCATGGCCTGCTCAGCCAACGAGCTGGCCCAGCTCCTCGGTCCCAACATCACCAGCTCCTTGGACGCTGCCAACTTCATCTGCTCTAGATTCACCGCCTCCGACGACAACTTTGCAGCCACCAGATACGCTGTTGACAACACCTACCTTCTCTTCTCAGCCTATCTTGTCTTCTCCATGCAACTGGGTTTCGCCATGCTCTGTGCTGGCTCTGTCCGCGCTAAAAACACAATGAACATCATGCTTACCAATGTCCTCGACGCCGCAGCGGGTGGGcttttctattatttgttCGGTTTCGCCTTTGCTTTTGGTGGTCCGTCCAACGGGTTCATTGGAAAACATCACTTTGGTCTTGAATCAATTCCATCTTCCTCTTTTGATTACAGCAACTTTCTTTATCAGTGGGCTTTTGCTATAGCTGCCGCTGGGATTACTAGTGGCTCTATAGCAGAAAGAACCCAGTTCGTTGCTTATTTGATATACTCTTCTTTCCTGACTGGGTTTGTTTACCCGGTTGTTTCGCACTGGTTCTGGTCTACTGACGGCTGGGCTTCTGCTTTTAATAATGACAATCTATTGTTTGACAGTGGAGTAATTGATTTTGCTGGATCTGGTGTTGTCCATATGGTTGGTGGAATTGCTGGGCTTTGGGGTGCTTTAATTGAAGGTCCAAGAATTGGTCGTTTTGATCATTCAGGTAGAGCTCTTTCTTTACGTGGACATAGTGCTTCTCTGGTTGTTCTCGGCACTTTCATGCTTTGGTTTGGTTGGTATGGTTTTAACCCGGGTTCTTTTAACAAAATCTTGATCACTTACTCTGGCACGGAAGCCTTTTATGGTCAGTGGAGTGCAGTTGGTCGAACCGCGGTCACAACCACCTTAGCCGGTTGCACCGCAGCCTTGACCACTCTTTTCGGTAAGAGAATTTTGTCTGGTCATTGGAATGTCACTGATGTGTGCAACGGCTTGCTTGGTGGCTTTGCTGCTATTACTGCTGGTTGCTCTGTTGTTGAACCATGGGCTGCAATTATATGTGGGTTTATTGCTGCTTTAGTATTAATTGGGTGTAACAAATTGGccgaaatatttaaatttgatgaCCCATTAGAGGCTGCGCAGCTTCACGGCGGTTGCGGTACTTGGGGAGTGATTTTTACTGCTTTGTTTGCTAGAAAGAAGTATGTGGATCAAGTTTATGGAGTGGGTCGGCCATATGGGTTGTTTATGGGCGGTGGGGGAAAGCTTTTGGCTGCTCATGTAATTCAGATTCTTGTGATTACCGGATGGGTGAGTGCTACAATGGGTCCattgttttttattcttcATAAGCTCAAGCTTTTGAGAATTTCTGCTGAAGATGAAATGGCGGGTATGGATCTGACCCGGCATGGTGGATTTGCTTATATTTACCATGACGATGATGAGTCTCATAAGCATGGAATTCAGTTGAGGAAAATCGAGCCTTCATCAGCAACtcctaataataattcaaatgtttaa